ggtGAAACCTTTGGATGTGTGATTCGGAAATGGGAGTcaatctccatggactttatagtgggCTTACCAAGGACTCAAAAAGGAACAATATAATTTGGGTTATCGTGGATAAACTAACCAAGTCGGCTAATTTCATTccaatgaaggatacttggagcaAGGTAGAATTAGCTAATGCATATTGCGAGTATGTGGTCAAGCTTCATGGATTCCCAAAAGACACTATTTCGGATCGAGATTCGTGGTTCATCTATAGGTTTTGGCAAGAGCTTCAAAGCtccttgggtactcaattgaaaaTGAGTACGGCCTTCCACCCCGCGACGGATGGACAAATGGAAAGGACAACTAAAACGTTGggagacatgttgagggcttgtgttctTGAATTCAGAGGTTCATGGGAAGAAAGGCTACATTTGATTGAGTTCTCCTATAACAATAGCTACCACGCTAGCATTGACATGGCACCATTTAAAGCTTTAtatggaaggaaatgccgaaGCCCGATATGTTAGGATGATAGCACCGAAGCCGTGCTATTGGGACCTCAAATGATCCAAGACATGGTTGATCAAGTTCGTGTAATCCGTGAGAAGATGAGAGCCgcacaagataggcaaaagagctACACCGACTTGAGGAGAAGTGACATAGAGTTTGCGGTAGGAGACAAGGTACTACTCAAGGTTTCACCCATGAGAGGAGTCATGAGATTTGGAAAAATGGGCAAgttgagccaaaagttcattggcccTTATGAAATGTTGGATAGAGtcggggaagtggcttatcgctTAGCACTTCCACCGGCCTTGGACCGAGTTCACAATGTATTCCACGTGTCTCAATTGCATAAGTACATAAGTGACCCCTCTGATCACGTGCTCGAAGCGGAGATGATGAAACTCGATGATGCCCTAACATATGTAGAAACACCCAAAgaaatcctagaccgaaaggttaggaagacaagACATGATGAGACAATCTTGGTGAAAGTGTTGTGGTCCAATAACCTTGTGGAGGAGGCCACTTGGGAGGCCGAGGAGAACATAAAAGAACGATACCCTCACCTTTTTGAGCAAGTATGAGTCAGTTATGAggtcgtaaccatgtttctagaggGGTAGGGCGTACTACGCAAGTACCTCAAATAGagttttctttctttcctcctttcgtATATGTAGTTACCCGCCACCTAACGTCACCTTTGAGTCAACACTAGTCTTATATATATCCCGACTCGCCATATTGTACCTTGGGGGCCATATCCCATACCTAGTGTCgggagtgaacttcggggatgaagttcttttaaggggggaagattgtaatacctcgtatttattTAAGTTATAGCTAGACCGAATAAAGAACCCATTTGGCCGAGTGCAGCTCTACTCGACTGAGTGGAAGACCGAGTACTCCAATACAGTAGGTTGGAAGGCTTGGAAagtcagtcactcgaccgagtgactatccactcgaccaagtgaagcctccactcgatcgagtgggcttccACTCGACTGAGTGCCGTCGAGTGAGTTTTATACGGAAAAATACTTGGTGAGATGTCGCTTTCATAACCCTGTCACTTTATATTTCCTACaccaaaacccctctcaaacaTTATTCACCACTCACTAAACTTCCAGAACTTCTCTCTAAACTCTCCACCATAAAATCCTCTCAAGAATCCTAATTTTTCTAAAGAAGATTCTTTCCTCCTTAGCCTTTCTTCTTTGTTGTAAGTAGATCTACACTTTCTCTTCTCTTGTATCTTGTCATAACAACCTTATTTAGTTAGTCGATTACTCCTTACTTAACTACTCGGTATGTTGTAAGAATGCAAGGGATTAAATTAGTATGTTTGTTATAATAGATTGTAGTATTGATTGTAATAATTAATATgtgtaggaagcttcattgaggagcatttctTAGAAGTAGTTtttggatttatggagataagctcgaggtagggtttccctacttagctatggtattatgagtgtttaattgtgcatttaataccattaattacatttatttcatagtagttgcattataacatgttttagATAATTAGAATTTGGTACATATTGTGGTCTCATGATGATTTTGGTCTCATGATGATTTTGGAAAGAATAAGTATGGTGAATGATTCTAGTGTTAATTatcttgcattataacatgttaataagcaattaaaagaagagaaaatgaatTAGTGTAGTTATAGGCATAAATTGTTTGTTGTATGAATTTAATGACATACTTGTTTAGTTAATTGTTCTTGTGGTTGGTGAATTGTTGCCATTGGAGATTGTTGGGGGATGTTGATGATGGTTTTGGAGACAaaaggcggttggg
This sequence is a window from Silene latifolia isolate original U9 population chromosome 8, ASM4854445v1, whole genome shotgun sequence. Protein-coding genes within it:
- the LOC141595090 gene encoding uncharacterized protein LOC141595090; translation: MVDQVRVIREKMRAAQDRQKSYTDLRRSDIEFAVGDKVLLKVSPMRGVMRFGKMGKLSQKFIGPYEMLDRVGEVAYRLALPPALDRVHNVFHVSQLHKYISDPSDHVLEAEMMKLDDALTYVETPKEILDRKVRKTRHDETILVKVLWSNNLVEEATWEAEENIKERYPHLFEQV